Proteins encoded by one window of Salvia splendens isolate huo1 chromosome 5, SspV2, whole genome shotgun sequence:
- the LOC121804639 gene encoding uncharacterized protein LOC121804639: MKAGSAAKLIVDALLQQFLPLARRRIETAQVQDGQYLRPSDPAYEQVLDSLAMVARHNPVPLLEALLRWRESESPKGANDASTFQRKLAVECILCSACIRFVECCPQEGLTEKLWIGLENFVFDWLINADRVSEERSYISAYGGLYYEGHI, encoded by the exons ATGAAGGCAGGGAGTGCGGCAAAGCTGATTGTCGATGCGCTGCTGCAGCAGTTCCTTCCTCTTGCCAGGCGACGCATTGAAACTGCTCAAGTTCAG GATGGACAGTATCTTCGTCCATCAGATCCAGCTTATGAACAAGTATTGGATTCTTTAGCGATGGTGGCTCGACATAACCCTGTACCTTTACTCGAGGCTCTTTTAAGATGGAGAgaaag TGAATCTCCAAAAGGTGCTAATGATGCTTCAACATTTCAAAGGAAG CTTGCAGTGGAATGTATTCTTTGCTCTGCATGCATTCGCTTTGTTGAATGCTGTCCACAAGAAGGACTTACAG AAAAACTTTGGATTGGGCTTGAAAACTTTGTCTTTGACTGGTTGATTAATGCAGACAG GGTTTCAGAAGAGCGGAGCTACATATCTGCCTACGGCGGCCTGTACTACGAAGGACACATCTGA